A region of the Gammaproteobacteria bacterium genome:
GCAGCAAGCCGATCAAGATTTCTTGCGCCACGAGCGTAAAAAAGGCCAGATCGCTCTTCGGCAACGCAACAGGAGGCGCCAACGGAGCCAATAAGAAAGCGATCAAGGCGGCCAAGCCAATCTTCGCCTGGCCAGGTATGGTGCGTTGGTTAAACAACGGCGCAGTCATAAAGAAGGAGAGGCAACGCACCAGCAACAAGAAAAACACATACGGGTACATAACTGAGATGCTCATGTCCCCAGTGTACGGACGTGACCAGACCAGTTGGGTAAGATGTTCGTAACACAGACGTAATTGCAAGAAGAGAAGAAGCGCTCAGTTTTCTCCGCCTTCTCGTGAAGGCGTATCAAACAGCCACCCTTCACAATACGGCGCTGTTCATGCCGGTGATTAAGGTGATCATACAGTGAGTCTGGGGAGGAGATTGAAGAGGTGCACTGTGAAGGACAACAATTTCTGAAACATCCAGGAGCCTAGCAGAGACGTAATCAGGATCACGCCTAAGATCTTAGGAACAAAAGTCAGAGTTACTTCTTGTATTTGCGTGATCGCCTGAATCAGGCTAACAACGAGGCCAATAATCAAACTCACGCCGAGGAGAGGAAGGCTCAGCATTAGCATGGTGGTCAGGGCGCCCCGTCCCATATCGAACAACATAGCTTCTGTCATGGCTTATCTCCACATGTCTTCGTCGCGCCCATTCATACAGCAGCGATAGCTACTTAGCAAGGAACCGCTCACCAGCGAGCAGATGCCAAAACCCGCCGAACAATCGTCTTCAGGTCATAAAGCTAACGACAAGATTCTGGACGAGTAGATGCCAGCCATCGACCATCACTATGAGGAGGAGTTTGAAGGG
Encoded here:
- the fliQ gene encoding flagellar biosynthetic protein FliQ, whose protein sequence is MTEAMLFDMGRGALTTMLMLSLPLLGVSLIIGLVVSLIQAITQIQEVTLTFVPKILGVILITSLLGSWMFQKLLSFTVHLFNLLPRLTV